The following proteins come from a genomic window of Sphaerisporangium rubeum:
- a CDS encoding amidohydrolase has protein sequence MTDLMFRGGPVFTATATAPPFPGAPDAVLVRDGRIAAVGAEADVARLARPGHDTVDLAGRLLTPGFTDAHVHPVQAGLERAKCELSEVFGLPSYLERIAAYAAAHPGRPWIDGGGWDMAAFPGGLPHREQLDFLDRPAYLIQRDHHAAWVNSRALELAGVTAATPDPPDGRIERDPDGTPSGVLHEGAMDLVGLLTPRPAPADIEAALLDAQDHLFSLGVTGWQDAIVGSYAGSQDNLPAYLSAAASGRLRARVVGALWWDRTRGAEQIEELTERRAMAGGLFSAGSVKIMQDGIAENFTAAVIEPYCGCGPDQRGLSYVDPVLLRGYVAELDRLGFQVHFHAIGERAVREALDALEGTSPAGRHHIAHVQIIEPSDVPRFARQGVTANLQPLWATHHLQMDELCIPFLGEERSSWQYPFADLARTGARLCAGSDWPVSSADPLQGMHVAVNRTEPGGSVHAGYPTAGTPFLPGQRLDLATIMTAYTAGSAWTNHDDEAGAVAEGRRADLVVLDRDPFTLPPGEIWTTRVAMTFAAGEAVYERR, from the coding sequence ATGACCGATCTGATGTTCCGGGGCGGCCCCGTGTTCACCGCCACCGCCACCGCGCCCCCTTTCCCCGGGGCCCCGGACGCCGTGCTCGTGCGTGACGGCCGGATCGCCGCCGTCGGCGCCGAGGCCGACGTGGCGCGGCTGGCCCGTCCCGGCCACGACACCGTGGACCTCGCCGGCCGCCTGCTCACCCCCGGCTTCACCGACGCGCACGTCCACCCCGTGCAAGCGGGCCTGGAACGCGCGAAGTGCGAGCTGAGCGAGGTGTTCGGCCTGCCCTCCTACCTGGAGCGGATCGCCGCGTACGCCGCGGCCCACCCCGGCCGGCCGTGGATCGACGGCGGCGGCTGGGACATGGCGGCCTTCCCCGGCGGGCTGCCGCACCGCGAGCAGCTCGACTTCCTCGACCGGCCCGCCTACCTCATCCAGCGCGACCACCACGCCGCCTGGGTGAACAGCCGGGCACTGGAGCTCGCCGGCGTCACCGCGGCCACTCCCGACCCGCCGGACGGCCGCATCGAACGCGACCCGGACGGCACACCGAGCGGCGTGCTGCACGAAGGCGCCATGGACCTGGTGGGCCTGCTCACCCCGCGGCCCGCCCCCGCCGACATCGAGGCGGCGCTGCTCGACGCGCAGGACCACCTGTTCTCGCTGGGGGTCACCGGCTGGCAGGACGCCATCGTGGGCTCGTACGCCGGGTCGCAGGACAATCTCCCCGCCTACCTGTCGGCGGCCGCCTCAGGACGGCTCAGGGCCCGCGTGGTGGGGGCCCTGTGGTGGGACCGCACCCGCGGCGCCGAGCAGATCGAGGAGCTGACCGAGCGCCGGGCCATGGCCGGCGGCCTGTTCTCGGCCGGCAGCGTCAAGATCATGCAGGACGGCATCGCGGAGAACTTCACCGCGGCCGTCATCGAGCCGTACTGCGGCTGCGGGCCGGACCAGCGCGGCCTGTCGTACGTGGACCCGGTCCTGCTCCGCGGGTACGTCGCCGAACTGGACCGGCTGGGGTTCCAGGTGCACTTCCACGCCATCGGCGAGCGGGCCGTACGGGAGGCGCTCGACGCGCTGGAGGGCACATCGCCGGCCGGCCGCCACCACATCGCGCACGTGCAGATCATCGAGCCGTCCGACGTGCCGCGCTTCGCGCGCCAAGGCGTGACCGCCAACCTGCAACCGCTGTGGGCCACCCACCACCTGCAGATGGACGAGCTGTGCATCCCCTTCCTCGGCGAGGAACGCTCGTCCTGGCAGTACCCGTTCGCCGACCTGGCGCGCACCGGAGCGCGGCTGTGCGCCGGCAGCGACTGGCCGGTGTCGTCGGCCGACCCGCTGCAAGGCATGCACGTCGCCGTCAACCGCACAGAACCCGGCGGGTCGGTGCACGCCGGCTACCCCACCGCCGGCACGCCGTTCCTGCCGGGCCAGCGCCTCGACCTCGCGACGATCATGACGGCGTACACCGCGGGCTCGGCGTGGACCAACCACGACGACGAGGCCGGGGCCGTCGCGGAAGGCAGGCGCGCCGACCTGGTGGTGCTGGACCGCGACCCGTTCACGCTGCCACCCGGCGAGATCTGGACCACCCGGGTGGCGATGACCTTCGCCGCCGGCGAGGCGGTGTACGAGAGGCGCTGA
- a CDS encoding Clp protease N-terminal domain-containing protein encodes MFERFTDPARRVVVVAQEEARHLHHGVIGTEHILLGLVCEPNGLAGTVLREAGLTLEQVRSDVRELGGPPGDAAPEPHIPFGDRAKKVLELALREAMNLHHNYIGTEHILLGVMREAGGTAMRILERHEIDPKQTREALVDESATRRVRRLGPLEDTTILMPPSVGARLERIMESLDRIERRLDAYGVPPAPEHPAGPARHDPAGPSAREPGTA; translated from the coding sequence GTGTTCGAGCGTTTCACCGACCCGGCCCGGCGCGTGGTCGTCGTCGCACAGGAAGAGGCGAGACACCTGCACCACGGTGTCATCGGCACCGAGCACATCCTGCTGGGGCTCGTCTGTGAGCCGAACGGGCTGGCCGGCACGGTGCTGAGGGAGGCCGGGCTCACCCTGGAGCAGGTGCGGTCGGACGTGCGCGAGCTCGGCGGCCCGCCGGGTGACGCGGCGCCGGAGCCGCACATCCCGTTCGGCGACCGCGCCAAGAAGGTGCTGGAGCTGGCCCTGCGGGAGGCCATGAACCTGCACCACAACTACATCGGCACCGAGCACATCCTGCTCGGGGTGATGCGCGAGGCCGGCGGCACCGCCATGCGCATCCTGGAGCGGCACGAGATCGATCCCAAGCAGACGCGTGAGGCCCTCGTGGACGAGTCGGCGACCCGGCGGGTGCGCCGCCTCGGCCCGCTGGAGGACACGACGATCCTCATGCCGCCGTCTGTCGGGGCCCGCCTGGAGCGCATCATGGAGAGTCTCGACCGCATCGAGCGCCGCCTCGACGCCTACGGCGTGCCGCCGGCCCCCGAGCACCCCGCCGGTCCGGCCCGGCACGACCCGGCGGGCCCCTCGGCGCGCGAACCCGGCACCGCCTGA
- a CDS encoding sulfotransferase family protein has protein sequence MAWKNKVNAALEGITGYNITRVKAVPEPPAPQPPPRPEAPRPPADPRADRLLRAPVFVLSPVRSGSTLFRVILNSHSRIHAPHEMHVRRLAVTLTTDPVRQAMEALGHSTTDIEHILWDRMLHRELVRSGKDILVDKTPSNVFAHRRIVTCWPDARFVYLMRHPASIAESWHEADPVARPMPEAIRHTYQYMRDLQEARGLYDGIDVRYEALVDDPEGELRRVCAYLGVEFEPAMIRYGDHDHGAFVKGIGDWRDKIRTGQIQRGRPLPGADEIPEGLLEITKAWGYL, from the coding sequence ATGGCATGGAAGAACAAGGTCAACGCGGCCCTTGAGGGGATCACGGGGTACAACATCACACGGGTCAAGGCGGTGCCCGAGCCGCCGGCGCCGCAACCGCCGCCCCGGCCCGAGGCCCCCCGTCCTCCGGCGGACCCGCGGGCCGACCGGCTGCTGCGCGCGCCGGTGTTCGTCCTGTCACCGGTCCGGTCCGGGTCGACCCTGTTCCGCGTCATCCTCAACAGTCACTCACGGATCCACGCGCCGCACGAGATGCATGTGCGGCGGCTCGCCGTCACCCTGACGACCGACCCGGTACGGCAGGCCATGGAGGCGCTCGGCCACTCCACCACCGACATCGAGCACATCCTGTGGGACCGCATGCTGCACCGTGAACTGGTGCGCAGCGGCAAGGACATCCTGGTGGACAAGACGCCGAGCAACGTCTTCGCGCACCGGCGCATCGTCACGTGCTGGCCCGACGCGCGGTTCGTCTACCTGATGCGCCACCCGGCGTCCATCGCCGAGTCCTGGCACGAGGCCGACCCGGTGGCCCGTCCTATGCCGGAGGCGATCCGCCACACCTACCAGTACATGCGTGACCTGCAGGAGGCCAGAGGGCTGTACGACGGCATCGACGTCCGGTACGAGGCCCTGGTGGACGACCCCGAGGGGGAACTGCGGCGCGTGTGCGCCTACCTCGGGGTCGAGTTCGAGCCCGCCATGATCAGGTACGGCGACCACGACCACGGCGCGTTCGTGAAGGGCATCGGCGACTGGCGCGACAAGATCCGCACCGGCCAGATCCAGCGCGGCAGGCCGCTGCCCGGCGCGGACGAGATCCCCGAAGGGCTGCTGGAGATCACCAAGGCCTGGGGTTACCTCTGA